The segment GCCCTCCCCTTGGTGCTGGCCTACCTCTGGCATGCCATCCAGCGTCCCCTCGTGCTGGTCGTCCCCACGCCCGAGGACGCCCGCCGCCTGGGTGATGACCTCGCCCTCCTTGTAGGGACGGAGGCCCTGGCTCCCTTCCCCGAGACCGAAGCCCTTCCCTACGAGCGCCTGGCCGTAGACGAGCGCACTGTCCAGCGTCGCCTGGCCACCCTCCACGCCCTCCTCAGGGGGGGCACGCCCCCTCCCCTCGTGGTCGCCTCTGCCCAGGCGCTCCTCCATCGTCTTCCCCCGCGGGACGCTTTCGCCACCGCCCCCTTCCTCCTGCGCCCGGGGATGGACTACGCCCCCGAGGCGTTGGCCCGTCGCCTGGTGGCCCTGGGTTACCAGAGCGTCGCCACCGTGGAGGGCCCCGGTACCTTTAGCCGTCGGGGGGGCATTCTGGACATCTTCCCGCCGGGCGCACCCGCCCCCGTGCGTCTGGACTTCTTCGGCAACACCATTGAGACCCTGCGCACCTTTGACCCCCTCACCCAGCGCTCCACCGGCCCCTGCGAGGCGGTAGAGGTCATCCCCGCCCGGGAGGTGCTCCCCGCCCTGGTGGACACCACTTCTGCCCAAACCCTCCTGCGCTCCCTGGATGCCGACGACGCCTCCCCCGCCCTGGAGCGCATCCGGGATGACCTGTCCCGCCTCTTTGCAGGGGAGTCCATCCCCGAAGCGGGCCTCTACGCCGGCTTCTTTAACCCCCATGCTGTAATGCACTACCTGCCTCCGCAGGCTGTGCTGGTGGTCTTGCGTCCCCATCGGGTGGCGGAGTCGGCCCTGGCGTGGGAGGCCCAGGCCGAGGCCCTGCGGGAGCGCCGCCAGGCCCAGGGGGACATCCCCCCCGCCTTTCCTCGGCCCCACCTGCAGTGGGAGGAGGTGCGCCCCCTGCTGGACGCCTTCCCCACGCGCCTGCACCTGGATCCCTGGGGGGCTGACCAGCCCGAGAACCGCCCCTTCCTGCTGGCCCCCACCGAGTTCTCTCTGCCTCCTGCCTTCGCCGGCAAACTAGACGCCTTCCTGCGCTGGCTCCAGGAGCATCGCCAGCAGGGAGGGCGCACCGTCCTTGTTACTCACCACACCCAGCGCCTGGCCACGCTCCTGGTGGAGCAGGGCATCGCCCCCCGTACCGAAGGGGATATGCCTCTTGCTTCTGGCGAGGTGCTCCTTGTGAGCGGGGCGTTGTCGGAGGGGGTGGGCGTGGCCGTGCCCGAAGGGGCTTTGGTCGTCCTGACCGATAGGGAACTGTTCGGTGTGGTGAAGCGCGCCCGCCTGGGGCGCACCCCGCCCCCTCCATCCCCCCGCAGGGCCGAGGCTCTCCTGGCCGACATCACCCCCGGGCGGTATGTGGTGCACGCCGAATATGGCATCGGGCGCTTCCTGGGCATCCAGCGCCGCCAGGTGGGGGAGGCGACGCGGGACTACCTGGTGCTGGAATACGCCGAGGGGGCACGGCTGTTCGTGCCGGTGGAGCAGATAGACCAGGTCTCCCCCTACTATGCCCCCACGGATCAGCCCCCGCCTCTCTCCCGTTTGGGGAGCCCCGAATGGGCACACACCAAACAGCGCGTCCGGTCGGCCGTGCGGGAGATGGCCAAGGAGTTGCTGGACCTGTATGCCGCCCGTCAGGTGGTGCCGGGGCACGCCTTCAGCCCCGATACCCCCTGGCAACGGCAACTGGAGGACGCCTTCCCCTATGTGGAGACACCCGACCAACTGGCTGCCATTGAGGAGACCAAGCGGGATATGGAAACCCCCCGCCCCATGGACCGGCTGATCTGCGGGGATGTGGGCTTCGGCAAGACAGAGGTGGCGGTGCGCGCCGCCTTCAAGGCCATTATGGACGGCAAGCAGGTGGCCGTGCTGGTGCCCACCACCATCCTAGCCC is part of the Dehalococcoidia bacterium genome and harbors:
- the mfd gene encoding transcription-repair coupling factor, producing MPSRAILRTLEGAASCRTLRESLALPGLQRATLPDSALPLVLAYLWHAIQRPLVLVVPTPEDARRLGDDLALLVGTEALAPFPETEALPYERLAVDERTVQRRLATLHALLRGGTPPPLVVASAQALLHRLPPRDAFATAPFLLRPGMDYAPEALARRLVALGYQSVATVEGPGTFSRRGGILDIFPPGAPAPVRLDFFGNTIETLRTFDPLTQRSTGPCEAVEVIPAREVLPALVDTTSAQTLLRSLDADDASPALERIRDDLSRLFAGESIPEAGLYAGFFNPHAVMHYLPPQAVLVVLRPHRVAESALAWEAQAEALRERRQAQGDIPPAFPRPHLQWEEVRPLLDAFPTRLHLDPWGADQPENRPFLLAPTEFSLPPAFAGKLDAFLRWLQEHRQQGGRTVLVTHHTQRLATLLVEQGIAPRTEGDMPLASGEVLLVSGALSEGVGVAVPEGALVVLTDRELFGVVKRARLGRTPPPPSPRRAEALLADITPGRYVVHAEYGIGRFLGIQRRQVGEATRDYLVLEYAEGARLFVPVEQIDQVSPYYAPTDQPPPLSRLGSPEWAHTKQRVRSAVREMAKELLDLYAARQVVPGHAFSPDTPWQRQLEDAFPYVETPDQLAAIEETKRDMETPRPMDRLICGDVGFGKTEVAVRAAFKAIMDGKQVAVLVPTTILAQQHYETFRERYSPFPVRIAMLSRLTPPEEQKRILEGLARGEIDLVIGTHRLLSKDVRFKDLGLVVIDDEHRFGVAHKERLKRLRTQVDVLTMTATPIPRTLGMALGGLRAVSLIRTPPEMRQPVKTFVSEYSDDLVREAILRELARNGQVFYLHNRIRDIHAVARRLGNLVPQARIAVAHGRMAKEALGEAVERFRRGDVDILVCTTIIEAGLDLPNANTIIVERAHLLGLAQMHQLRGRVGRGGQQAYAYFLVPKGVRLTPEAEARLKAILSASELGAGFRIAMKDLEIRGAGNLLGPQQSGHIYAVGWDLYLRMLQEAVEELKAKGEGRPWTPEESPLAPRPQVTIDLPLSAYLPHTYVPDQTQRVALYQRMAEVTTLDGVRDLEEELNDRFGPLPAEVQNLLQVLRWRALALQAGVHSIAKEGDEIVLRLREPVGGARPALEKRLAPVARVGPETVRLPLRGRWEASLTWVLERLATFRQEVLALAGAGPPTPPPKGAIPRPPPRPPGARGG